From the genome of Nocardia mangyaensis:
GGTGATGTCGCTCGGGGTCGGGTTCAAGAAGGTGCTCGCGATGGAAGCCGTCGACATCCGCTCCGATCAGGTGATCGCCGCGGGCAAGGAACGGCTGGCCACCGTCGACGACGACGGGGTCACCTTCCGCTCGCACCTGGACGGCTCCAAGCACCGGTTCACGCCCGAGGTGTCGATGGGCATCCAGCACGAGCTCGGCGCCGACATCATGTTCGCCTTCGACGAGCTGACCACGCTGATGAACACCCGTGGCTACCAGGAGAAATCGCTGCAGCGCACGCACGAGTGGGCCCAGCGCTGCATCGACGAGCACGAACGTCTCACCGACAAGCGGGCCCACCGCCCGTATCAGGCGCTGTTCGCGGTGATCCAGGGCGCGCAGTACGAAGACCTGCGGCGCAAGGCCTGTCGCGAGCTGGAGACGATCCGCGGCAGTGGCGGAACGGAATTCGACGGCTACGGCATCGGCGGTGCGCTGGAGAAGCACAATCTGGGCACCATCGTCGGCTGGTGCTGCGACGAGCTGCCCGAGCACAAGCCGCGCCACATGCTCGGCATCAGCGAACCCGAGGACATGTTCACCGCCATCGAGAACGGCGCGGACACCTTCGATTGCGTCAACCCCTCGCGGGTGGCCCGTAACGCGGCGATCTACGTGGACGAGGGCCGGTTCAACATCAACACCAGCCGGTTCCGTCGCGATTTCACCCCGATCGACGAGAACTGTGACTGCTACACCTGCGCGCACTACACCCGCGCCTACCTGCATCACCTGTTCAAGGCCAAGGAGATGCTCTCGGCGACGCTGTGCACGATCCACAACGAGCGGTTCACCGTGCGGCTGGTCGACCGGATCAGGGCCAGCATCGAGGGCGGCTACT
Proteins encoded in this window:
- the tgt gene encoding tRNA guanosine(34) transglycosylase Tgt, whose protein sequence is MADCSEFAFAVGTRLDGGRHGRTGVISTPHGEIATPAFIPVGTKASVKAVLPEAMKELGAQALLANAYHLYLQPGADIVDEAGGLGKFMNWPGPTFTDSGGFQVMSLGVGFKKVLAMEAVDIRSDQVIAAGKERLATVDDDGVTFRSHLDGSKHRFTPEVSMGIQHELGADIMFAFDELTTLMNTRGYQEKSLQRTHEWAQRCIDEHERLTDKRAHRPYQALFAVIQGAQYEDLRRKACRELETIRGSGGTEFDGYGIGGALEKHNLGTIVGWCCDELPEHKPRHMLGISEPEDMFTAIENGADTFDCVNPSRVARNAAIYVDEGRFNINTSRFRRDFTPIDENCDCYTCAHYTRAYLHHLFKAKEMLSATLCTIHNERFTVRLVDRIRASIEGGYFDAFKAEFLGQWQGRIKAPGSTSS